A stretch of the Theropithecus gelada isolate Dixy chromosome 7a, Tgel_1.0, whole genome shotgun sequence genome encodes the following:
- the EMC4 gene encoding ER membrane protein complex subunit 4 isoform X3 has translation MTAQGGLVANRGRRFKWAIELSGPGGGSRGRSDRGSGQGDSLYPVGYLDKQVPDTSVQETDRILVEKRCWDIALGPLKQIPMNLFIMYMAGNTISIFPTMMVCMMAWRPIQALMAISAKNGVQWWRTAFVNMRKQRLVPMYLGLITSFFKPSGSSAYS, from the exons ATGACGGCCCAGGGGGGTCTGGTGGCTAACCGAGGCCGGCGCTTCAAGTGGGCCATTGAGCTAAGCGGGCCTGGAGGAGGCAGCCG GGGTCGAAGTGACCGGGGCAGTGGCCAGGGAGACTCTCTCTACCCAGTCGGTTACTTGGACAAGCAAGTGCCTGATACCAGCGTGCAAGAGACAGATCGGATCCTGGTGGAGAAG cGCTGCTGGGACATCGCCTTGGGTCCCCTCAAACAGATTCCCATGAACCTCTTCATCATGTACATGGCAGGCAATACTATCTCCATCTTCCCTACTATGATGGTGTGTATGATGGCCTGGCGACCCATTCAGGCACTTATGGCCATTTCAGCCA agaATGGAGTTCAGTGGTGGAGGACTGCTTTTGTGAACATGAGAAAGCAGCGCCTGGTCCCTATGTATTTGGGTCTTATTACATCGTTCTTTAAGCCCAGTGGCTCCTCAGCATACTCTTAA
- the EMC4 gene encoding ER membrane protein complex subunit 4 isoform X2 translates to MTAQGGLVANRGRRFKWAIELSGPGGGSRGRSDRGSGQGDSLYPVGYLDKQVPDTSVQETDRILVEKRCWDIALGPLKQIPMNLFIMYMAGNTISIFPTMMVCMMAWRPIQALMAISATFKMLESSSQKFLQGLVYLIGNLMGLALAVYKCQSMGLLPTHASDWLAFIEPPERMEFSGGGLLL, encoded by the exons ATGACGGCCCAGGGGGGTCTGGTGGCTAACCGAGGCCGGCGCTTCAAGTGGGCCATTGAGCTAAGCGGGCCTGGAGGAGGCAGCCG GGGTCGAAGTGACCGGGGCAGTGGCCAGGGAGACTCTCTCTACCCAGTCGGTTACTTGGACAAGCAAGTGCCTGATACCAGCGTGCAAGAGACAGATCGGATCCTGGTGGAGAAG cGCTGCTGGGACATCGCCTTGGGTCCCCTCAAACAGATTCCCATGAACCTCTTCATCATGTACATGGCAGGCAATACTATCTCCATCTTCCCTACTATGATGGTGTGTATGATGGCCTGGCGACCCATTCAGGCACTTATGGCCATTTCAGCCA CTTTCAAGATGTTAGAAAGTTCAAGCCAGAAGTTTCTTCAGGGTTTGGTCTATCTCATTGGGAACCTGATGGGTTTGGCGTTGGCTGTTTACAAGTGCCAGTCCATGGGACTGTTACCTACACATGCATCGGATTGGTTGGCCTTCATTGAGCCCCCTGAG agaATGGAGTTCAGTGGTGGAGGACTGCTTTTGTGA
- the EMC4 gene encoding ER membrane protein complex subunit 4 isoform X1 yields the protein MTAQGGLVANRGRRFKWAIELSGPGGGSRGRSDRGSGQGDSLYPVGYLDKQVPDTSVQETDRILVEKRCWDIALGPLKQIPMNLFIMYMAGNTISIFPTMMVCMMAWRPIQALMAISATFKMLESSSQKFLQGLVYLIGNLMGLALAVYKCQSMGLLPTHASDWLAFIEPPEVREWSSVVEDCFCEHEKAAPGPYVFGSYYIVL from the exons ATGACGGCCCAGGGGGGTCTGGTGGCTAACCGAGGCCGGCGCTTCAAGTGGGCCATTGAGCTAAGCGGGCCTGGAGGAGGCAGCCG GGGTCGAAGTGACCGGGGCAGTGGCCAGGGAGACTCTCTCTACCCAGTCGGTTACTTGGACAAGCAAGTGCCTGATACCAGCGTGCAAGAGACAGATCGGATCCTGGTGGAGAAG cGCTGCTGGGACATCGCCTTGGGTCCCCTCAAACAGATTCCCATGAACCTCTTCATCATGTACATGGCAGGCAATACTATCTCCATCTTCCCTACTATGATGGTGTGTATGATGGCCTGGCGACCCATTCAGGCACTTATGGCCATTTCAGCCA CTTTCAAGATGTTAGAAAGTTCAAGCCAGAAGTTTCTTCAGGGTTTGGTCTATCTCATTGGGAACCTGATGGGTTTGGCGTTGGCTGTTTACAAGTGCCAGTCCATGGGACTGTTACCTACACATGCATCGGATTGGTTGGCCTTCATTGAGCCCCCTGAGGTAAG agaATGGAGTTCAGTGGTGGAGGACTGCTTTTGTGAACATGAGAAAGCAGCGCCTGGTCCCTATGTATTTGGGTCTTATTACATCGTTCTTTAA
- the EMC4 gene encoding ER membrane protein complex subunit 4 isoform X4 — protein sequence MNLFIMYMAGNTISIFPTMMVCMMAWRPIQALMAISATFKMLESSSQKFLQGLVYLIGNLMGLALAVYKCQSMGLLPTHASDWLAFIEPPERMEFSGGGLLL from the exons ATGAACCTCTTCATCATGTACATGGCAGGCAATACTATCTCCATCTTCCCTACTATGATGGTGTGTATGATGGCCTGGCGACCCATTCAGGCACTTATGGCCATTTCAGCCA CTTTCAAGATGTTAGAAAGTTCAAGCCAGAAGTTTCTTCAGGGTTTGGTCTATCTCATTGGGAACCTGATGGGTTTGGCGTTGGCTGTTTACAAGTGCCAGTCCATGGGACTGTTACCTACACATGCATCGGATTGGTTGGCCTTCATTGAGCCCCCTGAG agaATGGAGTTCAGTGGTGGAGGACTGCTTTTGTGA